From one Candidatus Rhodoluna planktonica genomic stretch:
- the hpt gene encoding hypoxanthine phosphoribosyltransferase, whose protein sequence is MDLSSVEKDIEKVLVTEEQIKVRISELAAELDQHYADKRPLLLGVLKGAVMVMADLSRAMQIPVEMDWMAISSYGSGTVSSGVVRILKDLDTDVIGRHVLIVEDIIDSGLTLSWLIANLEARGAASVKVVALLRKPDAAKVEVNVAWVGFDIPNEFVVGYGLDYAERYRTLKDVAVLSPAVYS, encoded by the coding sequence GTGGACCTAAGTTCAGTTGAAAAAGACATTGAAAAAGTCTTGGTCACCGAAGAGCAAATCAAAGTTCGCATCAGCGAATTGGCCGCCGAACTAGATCAGCACTACGCCGACAAAAGGCCCCTGTTGCTGGGTGTTCTCAAGGGCGCAGTTATGGTGATGGCCGACCTGTCACGCGCAATGCAAATTCCAGTCGAGATGGACTGGATGGCAATTTCTTCTTACGGTTCGGGCACCGTCTCATCCGGTGTGGTTCGAATTCTCAAAGACTTAGATACCGATGTCATCGGCCGTCACGTACTTATCGTCGAAGACATCATCGACTCAGGGCTAACTCTCAGCTGGCTCATTGCCAATCTTGAGGCTCGCGGAGCAGCATCGGTTAAGGTCGTGGCCCTGCTGCGCAAACCGGATGCCGCCAAGGTGGAAGTAAATGTCGCATGGGTTGGTTTTGATATTCCGAACGAGTTCGTAGTTGGCTACGGCCTCGATTACGCCGAACGCTACCGCACCCTTAAAGATGTTGCGGTGCTCTCACCAGCGGTTTACTCCTAG
- the panC gene encoding pantoate--beta-alanine ligase, translating to MSCWHELFRRVEIGERMITVTSAKELAKQVAAAKAAGKKVAFVPTMGALHEGHLSLIKLAQQKADFVVASIFVNPLQFGKNEDFDRYPRTLEADAQKLSSQNTDLLFAPSVDEIYPALTEGEEAKPTKQAGPIGAVLEGAARPGHFDGMLTVVARLFELVQPNIAIFGAKDAQQLFLIRRMAVADFPGLEIVEAPTVRELGGLAMSSRNAYLSESEHDVAEKIFRALRLARDAASSVNAALQTAQEQLLALAENGTRSSSSPEAKLDYVSLVDAETFEPLDEDFHGRALLLVAVVIGKTRLIDNIEIIF from the coding sequence ATGAGTTGCTGGCATGAGTTGTTTAGACGAGTCGAAATTGGTGAGCGAATGATTACGGTTACCTCGGCAAAAGAGTTAGCCAAGCAGGTCGCCGCCGCCAAAGCTGCCGGCAAGAAAGTTGCTTTTGTGCCGACCATGGGGGCTTTGCATGAAGGGCACCTTTCGCTGATAAAACTAGCTCAGCAAAAGGCTGATTTCGTAGTCGCGTCGATATTCGTCAATCCGCTGCAGTTTGGTAAAAATGAAGATTTCGATCGCTACCCAAGAACGCTTGAAGCAGATGCCCAAAAATTGTCATCGCAAAATACCGATTTACTTTTTGCCCCATCCGTCGACGAGATTTACCCGGCACTGACCGAAGGTGAAGAAGCAAAACCAACAAAACAGGCTGGCCCGATTGGCGCCGTGCTAGAGGGTGCGGCCCGACCCGGCCACTTTGATGGCATGCTCACCGTCGTTGCGCGACTATTCGAATTAGTGCAGCCAAACATTGCCATTTTTGGTGCGAAAGATGCGCAGCAACTGTTTTTGATCAGACGCATGGCAGTCGCCGATTTTCCGGGACTCGAAATTGTCGAGGCACCAACCGTTCGTGAATTGGGTGGACTGGCGATGTCTAGCCGCAACGCCTATTTGAGCGAATCCGAGCACGATGTCGCCGAAAAAATATTCCGAGCTTTACGTTTGGCAAGAGATGCCGCCAGTTCAGTAAACGCGGCTTTGCAAACTGCCCAAGAGCAATTATTGGCACTGGCTGAAAACGGTACCCGCTCATCAAGTAGCCCAGAGGCTAAACTTGACTACGTCAGCCTGGTTGATGCCGAAACCTTTGAACCCCTCGATGAAGATTTTCACGGTCGGGCCCTGTTATTGGTTGCGGTAGTAATCGGCAAAACCAGACTTATCGACAATATCGAAATCATTTTTTAG
- a CDS encoding inorganic diphosphatase, protein MGYEAVIEIPRGSRNKYEIDHETGRVHLDRVLFTPFVYPIDYGYFDNTLGGDGDPLDALVILEYPVYPGVVVNVRPVGYLTMEDDGGVDEKVICVLTKDPRYAHIQDIDDVPAQTKNELKHFFEHYKDLEPGKWVKVGDWAGREAAEKLIKEAQERFKTEGH, encoded by the coding sequence ATGGGTTACGAAGCAGTAATTGAGATTCCGCGCGGCAGTCGAAACAAATATGAAATCGACCACGAGACCGGTCGCGTTCACTTAGACCGCGTGCTTTTCACCCCATTTGTCTACCCAATCGACTACGGCTACTTTGACAACACTCTCGGTGGCGATGGAGACCCGCTTGACGCACTGGTTATCCTCGAGTACCCGGTTTACCCCGGTGTAGTGGTAAACGTTCGCCCAGTTGGTTACCTAACCATGGAAGATGACGGCGGAGTAGACGAGAAGGTCATTTGCGTATTGACCAAAGACCCTCGCTACGCACACATTCAAGACATCGACGATGTGCCAGCACAGACCAAGAATGAACTCAAGCACTTCTTCGAGCACTACAAAGACCTTGAGCCAGGCAAATGGGTCAAGGTTGGCGATTGGGCCGGTCGTGAGGCAGCTGAAAAGCTAATCAAAGAGGCACAGGAGCGCTTCAAAACTGAAGGTCACTAA
- the tilS gene encoding tRNA lysidine(34) synthetase TilS: MANELFWIRIPKDAVPSRPRLTPAIADVRRAVRETLRDHQAVAGDLILVACSGGPDSLALAAALAFEGPRAGLKIASITVDHQMQAGSAEVAQQTLSKLQVLGYESATVATVQVGKAGGPEAAAREARYLEIENLARLLNAKFVLLGHTLDDQAETVLLGLARGSGARSLNGMAVRNGIYLRPLLRISRETVQKFCEDSGLQPWLDPMNHDLAYTRVKVRNVILPMLENELGPGISLALTRTADSLREDDEVLSQLANAAFSEVARLQATQIIFSVPRFKDLPLAIRHRVFALALQKLAAPEFARVHILAVDALVDDWHGQKPLTLPGVRVERTGESITLKTTKTLKSGAC, encoded by the coding sequence ATGGCTAATGAACTTTTCTGGATAAGAATACCGAAAGATGCCGTGCCTAGCCGACCAAGATTGACTCCTGCCATTGCGGATGTGCGTCGAGCCGTGCGCGAAACACTGCGCGATCATCAGGCGGTTGCCGGCGATTTAATTTTGGTGGCGTGTTCTGGTGGCCCCGACTCGTTGGCGTTGGCGGCGGCCTTGGCCTTTGAAGGGCCGCGTGCTGGGCTGAAAATTGCCAGCATCACTGTCGACCATCAGATGCAAGCGGGTTCGGCCGAGGTTGCGCAGCAGACCCTGTCGAAGTTGCAAGTTCTGGGTTATGAGTCAGCAACGGTAGCAACTGTTCAAGTTGGCAAGGCAGGCGGCCCCGAGGCTGCAGCTCGAGAAGCTCGCTACCTTGAAATTGAAAATCTCGCCCGTTTGTTGAACGCCAAATTTGTTTTGCTCGGGCACACTCTCGATGACCAGGCGGAAACCGTGCTGCTCGGTTTAGCTCGCGGTTCTGGGGCTCGATCGCTAAACGGCATGGCTGTTCGTAACGGAATCTACTTACGGCCATTGCTTCGAATCAGCCGCGAAACTGTTCAAAAGTTTTGCGAAGACTCTGGGCTGCAACCATGGTTAGACCCGATGAATCATGATCTGGCATACACCAGGGTTAAGGTTCGCAACGTAATTTTGCCGATGCTTGAAAATGAACTTGGGCCAGGCATTTCCTTGGCACTGACTCGAACCGCTGATTCGCTACGTGAAGATGACGAGGTTTTATCGCAATTAGCAAACGCGGCGTTTAGCGAAGTGGCTCGGTTGCAGGCAACCCAAATCATCTTCTCGGTGCCGCGTTTCAAGGACCTACCACTCGCTATCCGCCATCGGGTTTTCGCTCTGGCTTTACAAAAGTTGGCTGCACCCGAATTTGCTCGAGTCCACATCCTCGCCGTTGATGCTCTTGTGGATGACTGGCACGGGCAAAAACCGCTAACCCTTCCAGGCGTTAGAGTAGAACGCACGGGTGAATCAATCACATTGAAAACCACCAAAACCCTCAAATCAGGAGCCTGTTAA
- the folB gene encoding dihydroneopterin aldolase, with the protein MIHKIKLTGLRVFAHHGVFEFEKEQGQDFFIDATVWVDAEKATENDDIAATVHYGELADAIVADAKSRPVDLIETLAERILFLILEWGGSSSPVLKAKVTVHKPNAPIAHEFKDVSVTVKGKRTEGPKHLAKNEDD; encoded by the coding sequence ATGATCCACAAAATCAAACTCACCGGGCTGCGGGTCTTCGCTCACCACGGCGTTTTCGAATTTGAAAAAGAACAGGGTCAAGATTTTTTCATCGACGCCACGGTGTGGGTTGATGCCGAAAAGGCAACCGAAAATGACGACATCGCGGCTACTGTCCACTACGGCGAATTGGCCGATGCTATTGTCGCCGATGCTAAGAGCAGACCGGTAGATCTCATCGAGACGCTCGCCGAGCGCATCCTGTTTCTTATCCTCGAGTGGGGTGGTTCTTCATCGCCAGTACTGAAGGCAAAAGTCACGGTGCATAAACCAAACGCACCGATCGCCCACGAATTTAAAGACGTTTCAGTCACGGTCAAGGGCAAACGAACTGAAGGTCCAAAACACCTCGCGAAAAACGAGGATGACTAA
- the folK gene encoding 2-amino-4-hydroxy-6-hydroxymethyldihydropteridine diphosphokinase: MATIAYLALGSNLGKRRKTLKSALKALEATPGIASVVCSPFVESAALTLDGVDETMPAYINAVARIETKLKPKELLTEIRRIEKEHGRIRLERWGSRTLDIDILTFGDELRAGKELTIPHPRAFERAFVLVPWALLDPEAVLPGHGNVAKLAESMHSQVVVKE, translated from the coding sequence ATGGCAACCATCGCCTATCTCGCTCTGGGAAGTAATTTAGGTAAACGCCGTAAAACTCTGAAATCGGCATTGAAGGCTCTTGAGGCCACCCCGGGAATCGCATCTGTTGTGTGCTCACCCTTTGTCGAATCGGCGGCTCTAACCCTCGACGGTGTTGATGAAACTATGCCGGCATACATCAATGCGGTAGCTCGCATCGAGACCAAACTCAAGCCAAAAGAATTGCTCACCGAGATTCGTCGAATTGAAAAAGAGCACGGGCGAATTCGACTCGAGCGGTGGGGCTCGCGCACTCTGGACATCGACATTTTGACCTTCGGGGATGAGCTTCGAGCCGGTAAAGAATTGACTATCCCGCATCCTCGTGCTTTTGAGCGCGCATTCGTGCTGGTTCCTTGGGCGCTACTCGACCCGGAGGCGGTGCTGCCCGGTCACGGAAATGTAGCTAAGTTAGCCGAGTCAATGCACAGTCAGGTGGTGGTCAAAGAATGA
- the folP gene encoding dihydropteroate synthase, producing MGVLNVTPDSFSDGGKFNSVDSALDHARLLIMGGADIIDIGGESTRPGANRISVSEETGRVIPVIEAIVAELVASNRTDVLLSIDTMNAETAAAAVAAGAKIINDVSGGQADDQMFSVAASTEATLVISHWRGFSQTMDSLANYKDVATDVATELEVQIAAAIAAGVKPSQIVIDPGLGFAKDIEQNWKLVARLDEIEKLNYPILVGASRKRFIAGVLDSDLEAESPNISNDRRDVATAVLTALLLQRKLWGIRVHNVIATNDAISVVAALRSAEQS from the coding sequence ATGGGGGTTCTCAATGTAACCCCCGACTCGTTCAGCGATGGCGGAAAATTCAACTCGGTCGACTCGGCCTTAGATCACGCACGTTTGCTGATCATGGGTGGCGCAGACATCATCGATATCGGCGGTGAGTCAACCCGACCCGGAGCTAATCGCATCAGCGTCAGCGAAGAAACAGGTCGCGTCATCCCGGTGATTGAAGCAATCGTGGCTGAACTGGTCGCAAGTAATCGAACCGATGTTTTGTTGAGCATCGACACCATGAATGCCGAAACCGCTGCAGCAGCAGTTGCTGCCGGTGCCAAAATCATCAACGACGTTTCAGGTGGCCAGGCCGACGATCAAATGTTCAGTGTTGCTGCCAGCACCGAAGCAACTTTGGTGATCTCGCACTGGCGAGGTTTTTCGCAAACCATGGACAGTCTGGCCAACTACAAAGATGTTGCCACCGATGTTGCCACCGAGTTGGAAGTTCAAATCGCGGCGGCGATTGCCGCCGGCGTAAAACCCAGTCAAATTGTCATCGACCCCGGTCTGGGTTTCGCCAAAGACATCGAGCAAAATTGGAAACTCGTGGCCAGGCTCGACGAGATTGAAAAATTGAACTATCCAATTTTGGTTGGCGCCAGCCGTAAACGTTTTATTGCCGGGGTGCTTGATTCCGACCTTGAGGCCGAGTCGCCCAACATCAGTAACGATCGGCGCGATGTGGCAACCGCGGTTCTGACGGCATTATTGCTGCAGCGAAAACTGTGGGGCATCCGGGTGCACAACGTAATTGCAACCAACGACGCCATTTCAGTAGTTGCCGCCTTGCGTTCGGCAGAGCAGAGTTAA
- a CDS encoding DUF2520 domain-containing protein, which translates to MSATGMTGRLTVGVVGAGTVGAVLGQALAAAGHHLVGYSTSSAKNIERAEVLLPAVPRLDVAQVVQAADFVIFALPSDQLVEVIAGIARAGLFKPGQLLAHTSADFGFSVFDPAIATGVIPLAIHPAMNFTGTSIDLARLRESFFAVAAPNVAIPIAQALVIEMGGEPFVVTEENRQKYAEAISVADNFSKMIVSQSIGLLEEVGLVDARAILAPLLRSAVEQALALGHQPIDPDELLA; encoded by the coding sequence ATGAGTGCAACAGGGATGACCGGTCGATTAACGGTTGGTGTTGTTGGTGCCGGCACAGTCGGCGCGGTGTTGGGCCAGGCTTTGGCCGCTGCCGGACACCACCTGGTTGGCTATTCAACATCTTCGGCCAAGAACATCGAACGTGCCGAAGTACTCTTGCCGGCGGTGCCGCGGCTTGACGTGGCCCAAGTGGTGCAGGCCGCCGATTTTGTAATTTTTGCGCTGCCCTCCGATCAGCTAGTTGAGGTTATCGCCGGAATTGCCCGAGCCGGTTTATTTAAGCCGGGGCAGTTGTTGGCTCACACCAGCGCCGATTTCGGTTTTTCGGTTTTTGATCCGGCGATTGCGACCGGTGTTATCCCGTTGGCAATTCATCCGGCGATGAATTTCACCGGCACATCAATCGATCTTGCGCGACTGCGCGAGAGTTTTTTTGCCGTTGCCGCCCCCAATGTTGCTATCCCAATTGCGCAGGCGTTAGTAATTGAGATGGGCGGCGAACCTTTTGTGGTCACTGAAGAAAATCGCCAGAAATATGCCGAGGCAATCTCAGTTGCCGATAATTTTTCAAAAATGATTGTCAGTCAGTCAATCGGTTTGCTTGAAGAAGTCGGCCTCGTCGATGCTCGCGCAATTCTGGCGCCGCTGCTGCGAAGCGCGGTAGAGCAAGCCTTAGCGCTGGGGCACCAACCAATCGATCCAGATGAGTTGCTGGCATGA
- the folE gene encoding GTP cyclohydrolase I FolE, with product MVDQQRIKNAVVELLAAIGEDPNRQELLATPDKVAQSYAEFFKGVNVDETEALAEPFEAEHNEVVILKDIDFVSMCEHHLLPFTGTAHIAYLPDDKVVGLGRLPKLVELVASRPQLQENLTAQIADALERGLGTKGVVVVVQARHHCVVSRGARQPEANTITMAARGCYAEPASRAEVMALIAK from the coding sequence GTGGTTGATCAACAGCGAATCAAAAATGCCGTCGTCGAACTTTTGGCGGCGATCGGTGAAGACCCAAACCGGCAAGAGCTTCTGGCTACTCCCGACAAGGTTGCTCAGTCTTACGCAGAATTTTTCAAAGGCGTAAATGTTGACGAGACCGAGGCGCTGGCCGAACCGTTTGAGGCTGAGCACAACGAAGTTGTAATACTGAAGGACATTGACTTTGTATCAATGTGCGAGCACCACCTGCTGCCGTTTACCGGCACAGCTCACATCGCCTACCTACCCGACGACAAAGTGGTCGGCCTTGGCCGGTTGCCAAAATTGGTTGAGTTGGTTGCCTCTCGACCTCAGTTGCAAGAGAACCTAACCGCTCAAATAGCCGACGCCCTCGAACGTGGATTAGGTACCAAAGGTGTTGTGGTTGTGGTTCAGGCTCGCCACCACTGCGTTGTTTCGCGCGGCGCCCGACAGCCCGAGGCCAACACCATCACGATGGCTGCTCGGGGTTGCTATGCCGAGCCGGCATCGCGAGCCGAGGTCATGGCACTGATTGCCAAGTAG
- a CDS encoding DUF3180 domain-containing protein, with the protein MKPTKFINLLAWFVPAITAGYITAEILVGTGSSIPVATIDIIVTLPLIAAAEVLAAIPLFKYRKSLNDKKVAPRVNPFYAVRVLLMAKAILLAGTIFAGWHIGLAWAQFTSPVVTEAIWLNLGGFVGGFLMAVAGYVVERFCRIPEDDSSDPAAA; encoded by the coding sequence ATGAAGCCCACCAAATTTATAAATCTGCTCGCTTGGTTCGTGCCGGCCATTACTGCCGGTTACATCACCGCAGAGATCCTGGTGGGCACCGGTTCTTCGATTCCGGTCGCCACCATAGACATCATCGTTACCTTGCCGCTGATTGCCGCGGCTGAGGTTCTTGCTGCAATTCCGTTGTTCAAATACCGCAAATCACTAAATGACAAAAAAGTGGCTCCGCGGGTAAATCCGTTTTATGCGGTTCGAGTTTTACTGATGGCGAAAGCCATTTTGCTGGCCGGGACAATTTTTGCCGGATGGCACATCGGTCTAGCTTGGGCCCAATTCACCTCGCCGGTGGTAACCGAGGCAATCTGGTTAAACCTTGGGGGCTTCGTCGGCGGTTTCTTGATGGCTGTTGCCGGCTATGTGGTTGAGCGTTTCTGCCGCATCCCTGAAGACGATTCTTCAGACCCGGCGGCAGCATGA
- the ftsH gene encoding ATP-dependent zinc metalloprotease FtsH: MNFKKILQGPFIWIAAAILVLMIGSSFATGQTIKQVDTAYGLQLIEDGKAKSVKVFDRDQRVDIVLVNADATYGDKVQFYYVKARGTQVTKAIADANIADGYNDDVQTTPWYLALLGTLLPFIIIGAIFWFLMSGLQGGNSRVMNFGKSRAKLISKEQSNVTFADVAGVDEALEELQEIKEFLKEPQKFQAVGAKIPRGVLLYGPPGTGKTLVAKAVAGEAGVPFFSISGSDFVEMFVGVGASRVRDLFDQAKQSAPAIIFVDEIDAVGRQRGAGIGGGNDEREQTLNQLLVEMDGFDSKTNVILIAATNRPDVLDPALLRPGRFDRQIGVTAPDLKGREQILNVHAKNKPLAKDIDLAVVARRTPGFTGADLANVLNEAALLTARQNESEITNETLDEAIDRVIGGPQKKSRLMQDRERLNTAYHEAGHALVAASLNHSDPVTKVTILPRGRALGYTMVLPLEDRYSVSRNQLLDQIAYAMGGRVAEEIVFHDPTTGASNDFEKATNIARQMVTQYGFSSKVGAVSFAGGGEVFIGRDMGQVREYSEATAQEIDSEIRAILDAAHDEAYRALTQNRKVLDALAKELMERETLQQEEIARIFKPVKKLPERAVWLSKKTRPVSKQGPIAIPKKGSTAAKIAEAEKLAIDKAPAKPARKRAVKATDSKVKTSVETAANKPRAARKPKSD; the protein is encoded by the coding sequence ATGAATTTCAAAAAGATTCTTCAAGGTCCATTCATCTGGATTGCTGCAGCCATCCTGGTGCTGATGATCGGCTCATCTTTCGCAACCGGCCAGACGATAAAGCAGGTTGACACCGCCTACGGTTTGCAGCTTATTGAAGACGGCAAGGCCAAGAGCGTCAAAGTTTTTGATCGCGATCAACGCGTCGACATTGTTTTGGTAAACGCCGATGCCACCTATGGCGACAAAGTTCAGTTCTACTATGTCAAGGCCCGCGGCACTCAGGTAACCAAAGCTATTGCCGACGCCAACATCGCCGACGGTTACAACGACGATGTCCAAACCACACCGTGGTACCTGGCCCTGTTAGGAACTCTGCTGCCATTCATCATCATCGGTGCCATTTTCTGGTTCCTGATGTCGGGTCTGCAGGGTGGCAATTCTCGAGTAATGAACTTCGGTAAATCGCGCGCCAAGCTAATCAGCAAAGAGCAGTCAAACGTCACATTTGCCGATGTTGCCGGTGTCGATGAGGCACTTGAAGAATTACAAGAAATTAAAGAGTTCTTGAAAGAGCCCCAGAAATTCCAAGCGGTCGGCGCAAAAATTCCGCGCGGTGTTTTGCTTTACGGCCCTCCGGGAACCGGTAAAACCCTGGTCGCCAAGGCAGTAGCTGGCGAGGCCGGTGTTCCATTTTTCTCTATTTCGGGTTCTGACTTTGTCGAAATGTTCGTCGGTGTCGGTGCATCCCGTGTTCGCGATTTGTTTGACCAGGCTAAGCAGTCGGCTCCGGCAATCATCTTTGTTGACGAAATTGATGCGGTTGGTCGCCAGCGCGGCGCCGGCATCGGCGGCGGCAACGACGAGCGCGAGCAGACCCTAAACCAGCTTTTGGTTGAGATGGATGGTTTCGACTCGAAGACCAACGTAATTTTGATTGCGGCAACCAACCGTCCTGATGTGCTTGACCCAGCTTTGCTTCGCCCCGGTCGTTTTGACCGCCAAATTGGCGTCACCGCGCCAGACCTCAAGGGTCGCGAGCAAATTCTTAACGTGCACGCCAAAAACAAACCGCTTGCCAAAGACATCGATTTGGCCGTGGTTGCCCGTCGCACCCCGGGTTTCACCGGTGCCGATTTGGCAAACGTGCTCAACGAGGCTGCGTTGCTAACTGCTCGCCAAAACGAATCAGAAATTACCAACGAAACTTTGGATGAGGCCATCGACCGCGTAATCGGCGGGCCACAAAAGAAGTCGCGTTTGATGCAAGATCGCGAACGTTTGAACACCGCTTATCACGAGGCTGGTCACGCACTGGTGGCTGCATCTCTAAACCACAGCGACCCGGTAACCAAGGTGACAATTTTGCCTCGCGGCCGTGCCCTGGGTTACACCATGGTGCTGCCTCTTGAAGATCGCTACTCGGTTTCGCGCAATCAGCTGCTTGATCAAATCGCCTATGCCATGGGTGGTCGTGTCGCCGAAGAAATCGTCTTCCACGACCCAACCACCGGTGCCTCAAACGACTTTGAAAAGGCAACCAACATCGCTCGTCAAATGGTTACCCAGTATGGCTTTTCTTCAAAGGTCGGTGCTGTTTCTTTTGCCGGTGGCGGCGAGGTGTTTATCGGTCGCGACATGGGCCAGGTACGTGAATATTCAGAGGCAACCGCCCAAGAAATCGACTCTGAAATCAGGGCCATTCTTGATGCGGCGCACGATGAGGCCTATCGTGCTCTTACCCAAAACCGCAAGGTGCTTGATGCCCTAGCCAAAGAGCTGATGGAGCGAGAGACTCTGCAGCAGGAAGAAATCGCCAGGATTTTTAAGCCGGTTAAAAAACTTCCAGAGCGCGCAGTTTGGCTTTCAAAAAAGACTCGCCCGGTATCAAAACAGGGTCCGATTGCCATTCCTAAAAAAGGCTCAACTGCCGCGAAAATAGCCGAAGCTGAAAAATTGGCAATCGATAAGGCACCGGCCAAACCAGCTCGAAAGCGCGCCGTCAAGGCAACTGATTCGAAGGTAAAAACCTCAGTTGAAACTGCGGCTAACAAACCTCGAGCGGCGCGAAAACCAAAGTCTGACTAG
- the lysS gene encoding lysine--tRNA ligase — translation MSDEIVSNENEEQDLPEQIAVRLAKRERLLEKGEAYPVSLPITHTIDQVRAEFPDLEIDVATGKKVALAGRIVFQRNTGKLCFATLQAGTGTRIQAMLSLDKVGETALEEWKELTDLGDHVFVAGEVITSKRGELSILVEEWQMAAKTIRPLPNMHNELGEEYRVRHRYVDLIVRDRAREVVQIRSKVMQSLRRTFDAENFIEVETPMLQTIHGGASARPFKTHSNAFDTELFLRIAPELFLKRAVVGGIDRVFEINRNFRNEGADRTHSPEFAMLEAYQAYGDYNSIADLTQKLIQNAAFDVFGTHVVKLDDGTENDLGGEWPRISMYESLSAAAGVEITPETPIIELKKLAAAVEIEIEHPLHGKYVEELWEHFVKSGLEKPTFVIDFPVDTSPLTRDHRSKAGVVEKWDLYIRGYEQATGYSELVDPVVQRARFVEQVQLAAAGDPEAMKLDEEFLKALEFGMPPSGGMGMGIDRLLMSLTGLGIRETIMFPLVK, via the coding sequence GTGAGCGACGAAATCGTCTCGAATGAGAACGAAGAACAAGACCTGCCCGAGCAAATTGCGGTGCGTCTAGCTAAGCGTGAACGTCTACTAGAAAAAGGCGAGGCTTACCCGGTTAGCCTGCCAATCACTCACACCATTGATCAGGTTCGTGCCGAATTTCCAGATCTCGAAATTGATGTGGCCACCGGCAAAAAAGTTGCCCTAGCCGGAAGAATTGTTTTTCAACGCAACACCGGCAAACTTTGCTTTGCCACCTTGCAAGCCGGTACCGGCACTCGCATCCAGGCGATGCTCTCGCTCGACAAGGTCGGCGAAACTGCGCTCGAGGAGTGGAAAGAACTTACCGACCTAGGTGACCATGTTTTTGTCGCCGGTGAAGTCATCACCTCAAAACGTGGCGAGCTTTCAATTTTGGTTGAAGAGTGGCAAATGGCAGCCAAAACCATTCGACCGCTGCCAAACATGCACAATGAGCTTGGTGAAGAATATCGAGTTCGTCACCGCTACGTTGACCTAATCGTTCGCGATCGCGCTCGCGAGGTCGTGCAGATTCGCTCGAAGGTAATGCAATCTTTGCGTCGCACCTTCGATGCCGAAAACTTCATCGAAGTTGAAACTCCGATGCTGCAGACCATTCACGGTGGCGCCTCGGCTCGACCTTTCAAAACGCACTCAAACGCATTTGACACCGAACTGTTCCTGCGAATCGCGCCAGAGTTGTTCTTGAAGCGCGCTGTCGTCGGTGGCATTGATCGGGTCTTCGAAATTAACCGCAACTTCAGAAACGAGGGTGCCGACCGCACTCACTCGCCTGAGTTTGCAATGCTCGAGGCTTACCAGGCATACGGCGACTACAACAGCATCGCCGACCTTACCCAAAAACTCATCCAAAATGCGGCCTTCGATGTCTTTGGTACTCACGTGGTGAAACTCGATGACGGCACCGAAAACGACCTCGGCGGCGAATGGCCTCGAATCTCGATGTACGAATCTCTCTCTGCGGCTGCCGGAGTAGAAATCACTCCGGAAACCCCAATTATCGAGCTCAAGAAATTGGCTGCCGCGGTCGAAATTGAAATTGAGCACCCGCTGCACGGCAAGTACGTCGAAGAGTTGTGGGAGCATTTCGTGAAGTCCGGGCTTGAGAAGCCAACTTTTGTCATCGACTTTCCAGTCGACACTTCACCACTTACTCGCGATCACCGCAGCAAAGCAGGTGTGGTTGAAAAGTGGGATCTCTACATCCGCGGTTACGAGCAGGCCACCGGTTATTCCGAGTTGGTCGATCCTGTCGTTCAGCGGGCTCGCTTTGTTGAGCAGGTTCAACTTGCTGCAGCCGGCGACCCAGAGGCCATGAAGCTAGATGAAGAATTCTTGAAGGCTCTCGAGTTTGGTATGCCACCTTCGGGCGGAATGGGCATGGGCATCGATCGACTACTCATGTCACTAACCGGCCTGGGCATCCGCGAGACCATCATGTTCCCGCTGGTTAAATAA